One Lycium barbarum isolate Lr01 chromosome 5, ASM1917538v2, whole genome shotgun sequence genomic window carries:
- the LOC132639373 gene encoding uncharacterized protein LOC132639373 → MDWEEATKLRLFQLNETDEFRYQACKSVSLYKERMKHYHDTKILKRDFQKGDDVLLYNLRLNLFLGKLKSRWSGPFQVVSISPNSAMEFKSGYGTRTFKVNGQRVKHYHWYIDGYRIVDMHRLKHGYTPDSE, encoded by the coding sequence atggattgggaggaGGCAACCAAGCTTAGATTGTTTCAACTGAATGAGACGGATGAATTTCGATATCAAGCATGTAAGAGTGTGTCCTTGTACAAGGAGAGGATGAAGCACTATCATGATACGAAGATCCTCAAGCGGGACTTCCAGAAAGGTGATGATGTCCTTCTATACAACTTAAGGCTGAATCTTTTCCTGGGAAAATTGAAATCCAGATGGTCCGGGCCTTTTCAAGTGGTAAGTATTTCACCCAATAGCGCAATGGAATTTAAGTCTGGATATGGAACTCGGACCTTTAAGGTGAATGGCCAGAgggtgaagcattaccattggtacATTGATGGATACAGGATCGTTGATATGCACCGTTTGAAGCATGGCTACACTCCTGACTCAGAGTAA